From a region of the Aeoliella mucimassa genome:
- the fusA gene encoding elongation factor G — protein sequence MDLRKVRNIGISAHIDSGKTTLSERILFYAGRIHKIEDVRGGGDGATMDHMELEKERGITITSAATSLEWNKYKINLIDTPGHVDFTVEVERSLRVLDGAILVLCSVGGVQSQSMTVDRQMKRYHVPRLAFINKMDRTGANPDSVIKQVKDKLGAHAVAMQVPIGKEDKFEGVIDLITMKALYFDGANGETVRAEEIPAAMLDTATEARHHMLEELSMYSDELMEKLLGEEEISEETIHDICRHAVIEQEFTPVFMGSAFKNKGVQPLLDAISRYLPSPTEVVNTGMNPETGEKITLKPDSKQPLVAMGFKITDDEYGQLTYTRIYQGKVEKGGTYFNQRSGRKERFSRLVRMHSNKREEIDSAEAGDIIAIMGVDCASGDTYCDSANYCTLENIFVAEPVIKMSINPLSRDNADKLGKALQRFRKEDPTFHVFTDEETNETIIAGMGELHLEVYVERIKREYGVEVEVGAPKVSYRESGQQAFEFDHKRKKQSGGSGQYGHIVGVMRPMSDEDRAKMEEAGTSGEFYFEDQVTGGRIPKEYIPAVKKGFEEMMDKGPLAGYPVVGLAVELKDGTYHDVDSSDMAFKLTARECFREHFNRMKPLLLEPIMKMEIECPEDFQGSVVGQISAKRGMIVETETTNGLTKIIAEVPLAETFGYSNDLRSQTQGQGTFSMEFCKYAPVPSNIQADIIEERKAELQPA from the coding sequence ATGGACCTTCGTAAAGTACGTAACATTGGTATTTCGGCTCACATCGACTCGGGCAAAACGACCTTGAGCGAGCGGATCCTGTTCTATGCCGGGCGGATTCACAAGATCGAAGACGTCCGCGGCGGCGGCGACGGCGCCACGATGGACCACATGGAACTCGAAAAAGAGCGTGGTATTACCATCACCAGTGCGGCCACGTCGCTCGAGTGGAACAAGTACAAGATCAACCTGATCGACACCCCGGGCCACGTCGACTTCACCGTCGAAGTGGAGCGTTCGCTCCGCGTGCTCGACGGTGCCATCCTGGTGCTCTGCTCGGTCGGTGGCGTGCAATCGCAATCGATGACGGTCGACCGTCAGATGAAGCGATACCACGTGCCTCGCCTGGCGTTCATCAACAAGATGGACCGCACCGGTGCCAACCCCGATAGCGTGATCAAGCAGGTCAAAGACAAGCTCGGCGCCCACGCGGTGGCCATGCAAGTGCCAATCGGCAAGGAAGACAAGTTCGAAGGCGTCATCGACCTAATCACGATGAAGGCCCTCTACTTCGACGGCGCCAACGGCGAGACCGTTCGTGCTGAAGAGATTCCGGCCGCGATGCTCGACACTGCCACCGAAGCCCGCCACCACATGCTCGAAGAACTGTCGATGTACAGCGACGAGCTGATGGAGAAGCTGCTCGGCGAAGAAGAGATCAGCGAAGAAACCATCCACGACATTTGCCGTCACGCAGTGATCGAGCAAGAGTTCACCCCCGTGTTCATGGGCAGTGCCTTCAAGAACAAGGGCGTGCAACCGCTGCTCGATGCGATCTCGCGTTACTTGCCTTCGCCGACCGAAGTGGTCAACACCGGCATGAATCCCGAGACTGGCGAAAAGATCACCCTGAAGCCCGACTCCAAGCAGCCGCTTGTGGCCATGGGTTTCAAGATCACCGACGACGAGTACGGTCAGCTCACCTACACCCGTATTTACCAGGGTAAGGTTGAGAAGGGTGGCACATACTTCAACCAACGCTCCGGTCGCAAGGAACGCTTCAGCCGTTTGGTGCGGATGCACTCGAACAAGCGGGAAGAGATCGATTCCGCCGAAGCGGGTGATATTATCGCCATCATGGGTGTCGACTGTGCCAGTGGTGATACCTACTGCGACTCGGCCAACTACTGCACGCTCGAAAACATCTTCGTCGCCGAGCCGGTGATCAAGATGTCGATCAACCCGCTGTCGCGCGACAACGCCGACAAGTTGGGCAAGGCACTGCAACGGTTCCGCAAGGAAGACCCCACGTTCCACGTCTTTACCGACGAAGAAACCAACGAGACCATTATCGCCGGTATGGGCGAGTTGCACCTCGAAGTTTACGTCGAACGTATCAAGCGTGAATATGGCGTCGAAGTCGAAGTCGGTGCTCCCAAGGTTAGCTACCGCGAAAGCGGCCAACAGGCCTTCGAGTTCGATCACAAGCGTAAGAAGCAATCGGGTGGTTCCGGTCAGTACGGTCACATCGTGGGCGTCATGCGTCCGATGTCCGACGAAGACCGTGCCAAGATGGAAGAAGCCGGAACTTCTGGCGAGTTCTACTTCGAAGACCAAGTGACCGGTGGTCGTATTCCGAAGGAATACATCCCCGCGGTGAAGAAGGGCTTCGAAGAGATGATGGACAAAGGCCCGCTGGCGGGTTACCCCGTGGTCGGTCTGGCTGTCGAGCTGAAAGACGGTACTTACCACGACGTCGACTCCAGCGACATGGCGTTCAAGCTCACCGCTCGCGAGTGCTTCCGCGAACACTTCAATCGCATGAAGCCTTTGCTGCTCGAGCCAATCATGAAGATGGAAATCGAGTGCCCCGAAGACTTCCAGGGTTCGGTGGTTGGTCAGATCTCCGCCAAGCGTGGCATGATCGTCGAGACCGAAACCACCAATGGCCTTACCAAGATCATTGCCGAAGTACCACTGGCCGAGACCTTTGGTTACTCCAACGATCTGCGTAGCCAGACCCAGGGTCAAGGCACGTTCTCCATGGAGTTCTGCAAGTACGCTCCGGTGCCGTCGAACATTCAGGCCGACATCATCGAAGAACGCAAAGCCGAACTGCAACCCGCCTAG
- the ligA gene encoding NAD-dependent DNA ligase LigA, whose product MSAADRIEKLRHEIREHDRRYYVDATPSISDREYDRLLDELKSLEAEHPELLTNDSPTQRVAGTPIDGFETVAHARPMYSIDNSYAADELHKWADRLPPEVDRFLIDPKIDGVAISLRYEEGHLVLAATRGDGQQGDDVTQNARTIRSIPLSLDVSSTPPPAVLEVRGEVYCPWQVFQKWNEELEEEGQQQLANPRNATAGLLKRHDTTIVAKRRLEFCVHGRGELDGVTATSVTEFYEQVAEWGLPTNPYARTASSIDEVLEVIDAFDTTRHTLPYAVDGMVVKVDQFDLQDELGFTSRFPRWCIAYKYAAEQATTKLLEIQWQVGKTGKLTPRAKLEPVFVAGTTVQHATLHNMGEVLGKDVHIGDTVILEKAGEIIPQVVEVVKSERPKTAEPAVAPECCPECGGSISIEYDKRRVHDIESWEARVERERKRAEKNSEEPADIPKPDPLSGLDESARYCMNPECPAQFRERLAHFAGRGQMDIDGMGIKVIEQLMEADLVKTIGDVFRLHERRDDVLALERMGTRKAENLFAAIDASKQRGLARTLASLGIRHVGSTASRILAEHYRTIDGLLEASEEEIATFKIGENESGIGPEIARSIHTFLHSSTGAAVIAELREVGVSLEMPEAETSGSAGTSLAGKSLVVTGTLTKYSRKEIEELIVQHGGKASSSVSKSTSYLVAGENAGSKLDKANSLGVPVLSEADFEKLITE is encoded by the coding sequence ATGTCCGCCGCCGACCGCATCGAAAAACTTCGCCACGAGATTCGCGAGCACGATCGCCGCTACTATGTCGACGCGACCCCTTCGATCAGCGACCGCGAGTACGATCGCTTGCTCGACGAACTAAAATCGCTTGAAGCCGAGCACCCCGAACTGCTCACGAACGATAGCCCCACGCAGCGGGTAGCCGGTACCCCGATCGATGGGTTCGAGACGGTCGCCCACGCCCGACCGATGTACTCGATCGACAACAGTTACGCGGCCGACGAATTGCACAAATGGGCCGATCGCCTACCGCCGGAAGTTGACCGGTTTTTGATCGATCCCAAGATCGATGGCGTTGCCATCAGCCTGCGTTACGAAGAGGGACACCTGGTGCTGGCTGCCACCCGCGGTGATGGCCAACAAGGCGACGATGTCACCCAGAACGCCCGCACGATTCGCTCGATTCCGTTGTCGCTGGATGTCAGCAGCACTCCCCCGCCTGCAGTGCTCGAAGTGCGCGGCGAGGTCTACTGTCCCTGGCAGGTGTTCCAGAAGTGGAACGAAGAACTCGAAGAGGAAGGACAACAGCAACTAGCTAATCCGCGGAACGCGACCGCAGGTCTGCTGAAACGACACGATACGACGATCGTCGCCAAGCGCCGGTTGGAGTTCTGCGTGCACGGGCGAGGCGAGCTCGATGGTGTCACGGCGACCAGCGTCACGGAGTTTTACGAGCAGGTTGCCGAATGGGGACTCCCCACAAATCCCTACGCTCGAACCGCCAGCAGTATCGACGAAGTGTTGGAGGTGATCGATGCGTTCGACACCACGCGACATACGTTGCCTTACGCGGTCGACGGCATGGTCGTAAAAGTTGATCAATTCGATCTACAGGACGAACTCGGTTTCACGAGCCGGTTCCCACGGTGGTGCATTGCTTACAAGTACGCGGCCGAGCAGGCGACTACCAAGCTGCTCGAGATTCAATGGCAGGTCGGCAAGACAGGCAAACTCACCCCACGGGCGAAGCTCGAACCTGTGTTCGTCGCTGGCACCACGGTGCAGCACGCAACACTGCACAACATGGGCGAGGTGCTTGGCAAAGACGTCCACATCGGCGATACCGTGATCCTCGAAAAAGCGGGCGAGATCATTCCGCAGGTGGTCGAGGTGGTTAAGAGCGAACGCCCGAAGACCGCCGAGCCTGCGGTGGCTCCGGAGTGTTGTCCCGAGTGCGGCGGCAGCATTTCTATCGAGTATGACAAGCGTCGCGTTCACGACATCGAATCGTGGGAGGCACGCGTGGAGCGCGAACGCAAGCGAGCGGAGAAAAACTCGGAAGAGCCAGCCGACATCCCTAAGCCCGATCCGCTGTCGGGGCTCGACGAGTCGGCACGGTACTGCATGAATCCGGAGTGCCCCGCACAGTTCCGCGAACGCCTGGCCCACTTCGCCGGCCGTGGGCAAATGGACATCGACGGCATGGGCATTAAAGTGATCGAGCAATTGATGGAAGCCGATCTCGTGAAAACGATCGGCGATGTGTTTCGGTTACACGAACGACGCGACGACGTGCTCGCCCTCGAACGGATGGGCACACGGAAAGCCGAGAACTTGTTTGCCGCAATCGACGCGTCGAAACAGCGGGGACTCGCACGCACCTTGGCGTCGCTCGGTATTCGGCATGTTGGCTCTACCGCTTCTCGAATTCTTGCGGAGCACTATCGTACAATAGATGGTTTGCTGGAAGCGAGCGAAGAAGAGATTGCCACCTTCAAAATCGGAGAAAACGAGTCGGGCATCGGGCCCGAGATCGCCCGCTCGATTCATACGTTCCTCCACTCGAGTACCGGCGCCGCGGTGATTGCCGAATTACGCGAGGTAGGTGTTTCGCTGGAGATGCCGGAGGCCGAAACCAGCGGATCGGCCGGCACCTCGCTGGCGGGTAAATCGTTGGTGGTCACCGGAACGCTGACGAAATACTCGCGAAAAGAAATCGAAGAGCTAATCGTACAGCATGGCGGCAAGGCTAGCAGCAGCGTGTCGAAGTCGACCAGCTACTTGGTAGCTGGCGAAAATGCGGGCAGCAAACTGGACAAAGCAAACTCACTGGGCGTACCGGTGTTGAGCGAGGCGGATTTCGAAAAACTGATTACTGAATAA
- a CDS encoding DUF1207 domain-containing protein: MSTSIAQLCHHLRSILAVGLTLVICTLTGGVANAQTSAAVEQSFGSQPGLGSHSQFGSLSHILPTQWISDEPTGAVVSEPELVLGDYSSGSGYCNPNSWGEQLMPDGLIYRSYMAGPRESKFQLNTLEETGTGQTLWDVILGGRRGVWRYGSFDTLHPEGWQLDMEGAALVRLNLDNERDVDSSDFRFGVPLTYGSGKWQTKFGYYHLSSHLGDELIVRTPGATRKNYVRDAIIFGLSYNPTPSWRLYGETAYAFFTAGGAEPWEFQFGAEYAKPGVTGRAGTPFFATNGHLRQEIDFGGDYTAQVGWLWRGGSGSQFRTGFNFQTGHSNYYQWYNESEKQFGWAIWYDY; the protein is encoded by the coding sequence GTGTCCACATCAATCGCTCAGCTCTGTCATCATCTTCGTTCCATCCTCGCGGTTGGTTTGACGCTGGTAATCTGTACGCTGACCGGCGGAGTGGCCAACGCCCAAACCTCAGCGGCAGTTGAGCAGTCGTTCGGATCTCAGCCAGGGCTCGGTTCGCACTCGCAGTTTGGTTCGCTTTCGCACATCCTGCCGACGCAGTGGATTTCGGACGAGCCAACCGGAGCGGTTGTTTCGGAACCCGAATTGGTGCTCGGCGATTACTCGAGCGGTTCCGGTTACTGCAATCCCAACTCTTGGGGTGAGCAGTTGATGCCCGATGGTCTGATCTATCGCAGCTACATGGCTGGTCCTCGTGAGTCGAAGTTTCAGTTGAATACGTTAGAGGAAACTGGCACCGGTCAAACTCTCTGGGACGTGATCCTGGGTGGTCGTCGTGGTGTCTGGCGTTATGGCTCTTTCGATACGTTGCATCCCGAGGGATGGCAGCTCGATATGGAAGGTGCCGCGCTGGTGCGATTAAACCTTGATAACGAACGGGATGTCGATTCCTCCGATTTTCGTTTCGGCGTGCCGCTTACCTATGGTTCTGGCAAGTGGCAAACCAAGTTTGGTTACTATCACTTGAGTTCTCACCTGGGCGACGAGTTGATTGTTCGTACGCCTGGTGCGACTCGTAAAAACTACGTTCGCGACGCGATCATCTTTGGTCTCTCCTACAACCCGACACCCTCCTGGCGACTGTATGGCGAAACGGCTTACGCCTTCTTCACCGCCGGCGGGGCCGAGCCGTGGGAGTTCCAATTCGGTGCCGAGTACGCCAAGCCGGGGGTTACCGGCCGGGCGGGGACGCCGTTCTTTGCGACCAATGGCCATCTGCGTCAGGAAATCGACTTCGGTGGAGACTACACCGCCCAGGTTGGTTGGCTGTGGCGGGGTGGTTCCGGCAGTCAGTTCCGTACAGGCTTCAACTTCCAGACTGGTCATAGCAACTACTATCAGTGGTACAACGAGTCGGAGAAGCAGTTCGGCTGGGCCATCTGGTACGACTATTGA
- a CDS encoding tetratricopeptide repeat protein: MPKHFALATSLALAISGSLAQAQTSGVVYVDDLAAQSQRAAANGYQSNMPMPLRASNQVIPSNYPRPSVQQLPPLEMPRTNAMPEREEPPTLFGKLGGLFGGNKNASQEQEERLAQQQNMQRMAQLQSEQGRAGSTTANTNGIRQNNSNMQLRSNGSSNQPTSLFSLWTGDSNKNEANTPSQTSPQQVARSNSRKPSSWGNKSRSASTAVAQSVPSMPNQVAMRNAPLPLPMTTSAPQEPSYAMVTDQTPAMPKEPADVAMVSDQADLGIQLAMQDADATVTSTPEFRSPAIEPSESPEPEVKQAISQQIAEAAAKLPASSHIVQISDEVATVAPQPKPQAPVATPQPPVAKPQEIVNEHVASNHVTPRPAPIVSTQASRPRQPLVKIQAQEAAAAMHSNPVTPAPEVADQPSTKSVELLAEANKLAGAAETEEDYTAVVQACRHVLAIENAPVAVAYCHDLASWALNRRGELKTDEGRIKEALLDFNDSLRLDPKRYRAIHNRGVLAAQAGRFADAFDDFNLTIELNPEFAKAYSNRGALYVQAGELEKASADYRQAIALDPDLAVAHKGRGRVCHMLGRMELALQHLDAAARLAPEDARIVNNRGDLLYDMGRYRSAMNDYETAIQLAPAFADAHRSLAWLYATCPDRECRNPSKSVALAKRAIELSGEPDDLEYDTLAAGLAASGDYQNAVAMMDKALEMATEKDRENYTWRRQLYTKGQPYISEPAGNIQQASYVE, translated from the coding sequence TTGCCCAAGCACTTTGCCCTGGCCACGAGCTTGGCCCTGGCAATTTCGGGCTCCCTAGCCCAGGCACAAACGTCGGGCGTTGTTTACGTCGACGACTTGGCCGCTCAAAGCCAACGCGCGGCTGCCAACGGTTATCAGAGCAACATGCCGATGCCGCTGCGAGCCTCCAACCAGGTGATTCCGTCGAATTACCCTCGGCCTTCGGTGCAGCAATTACCACCTTTGGAAATGCCACGCACCAACGCAATGCCCGAGCGGGAAGAACCACCAACCTTGTTCGGCAAACTCGGCGGACTGTTCGGCGGCAACAAGAATGCCAGCCAAGAACAAGAGGAACGACTCGCCCAGCAGCAGAACATGCAACGCATGGCTCAGTTGCAAAGCGAACAAGGCCGCGCTGGTTCGACGACTGCCAACACGAATGGCATCCGTCAGAACAACTCGAACATGCAACTGCGTTCGAATGGATCGAGCAACCAACCAACCAGCTTGTTCTCACTGTGGACCGGTGATTCGAATAAGAACGAAGCAAACACCCCTTCGCAAACCAGCCCTCAGCAAGTTGCTCGCAGCAACTCGCGGAAGCCGAGCAGCTGGGGCAACAAGTCGCGTAGCGCTAGCACCGCTGTAGCTCAGTCGGTTCCTTCGATGCCGAACCAAGTTGCGATGCGTAACGCACCTTTGCCGTTGCCGATGACCACCTCGGCTCCCCAGGAGCCAAGCTATGCGATGGTGACCGACCAAACTCCGGCCATGCCGAAAGAGCCAGCCGACGTGGCCATGGTTTCGGATCAAGCCGACCTCGGCATCCAGCTCGCGATGCAGGACGCCGACGCTACCGTTACTTCGACTCCTGAGTTCCGCAGCCCTGCGATCGAACCTTCTGAGAGCCCCGAACCGGAAGTCAAGCAAGCCATCAGCCAACAAATTGCCGAAGCGGCTGCTAAGCTGCCGGCCAGTAGCCATATCGTTCAGATCTCCGACGAAGTCGCCACCGTGGCTCCGCAGCCGAAGCCCCAGGCTCCCGTTGCAACGCCGCAGCCACCAGTCGCCAAGCCTCAAGAAATCGTGAATGAGCATGTGGCTTCGAACCACGTGACTCCACGGCCTGCACCTATCGTCAGCACTCAGGCGTCGCGTCCTCGCCAACCGTTGGTGAAAATCCAGGCTCAGGAAGCGGCCGCTGCCATGCATTCCAACCCGGTAACCCCGGCTCCGGAAGTGGCCGACCAGCCTTCGACCAAGTCGGTGGAACTGCTGGCCGAAGCCAACAAGCTGGCTGGTGCTGCGGAAACCGAAGAAGACTACACCGCGGTCGTGCAAGCTTGTCGCCACGTGCTGGCGATCGAAAATGCACCGGTCGCTGTGGCCTACTGCCATGACCTCGCAAGCTGGGCACTTAATCGCCGCGGCGAGCTGAAGACCGACGAAGGTCGCATCAAAGAAGCTCTGCTCGACTTCAACGATTCGCTTCGCCTTGATCCCAAGCGGTACCGTGCCATCCACAACCGTGGTGTGCTGGCCGCCCAGGCGGGTCGCTTTGCCGACGCGTTCGACGATTTCAACCTGACCATCGAACTGAATCCTGAGTTTGCCAAGGCTTACTCGAACCGGGGTGCCCTGTACGTGCAAGCCGGCGAGCTCGAAAAGGCCTCGGCCGACTATCGCCAGGCGATCGCACTCGATCCCGATCTGGCAGTCGCTCACAAAGGTCGCGGCCGCGTGTGTCACATGCTGGGCCGGATGGAACTCGCCCTGCAGCACCTGGATGCCGCTGCTCGGTTGGCTCCCGAAGATGCTCGCATCGTCAACAACCGTGGCGACCTGCTGTACGACATGGGCCGCTACCGCAGTGCGATGAACGACTACGAAACCGCCATTCAACTGGCTCCTGCTTTTGCCGATGCTCACCGCAGCCTGGCCTGGTTGTACGCTACTTGCCCCGACCGCGAGTGCCGTAACCCCAGCAAGTCGGTCGCCTTGGCCAAACGAGCCATCGAGTTGTCCGGAGAGCCCGACGATCTGGAATACGACACCCTCGCAGCCGGTCTGGCCGCCAGCGGCGACTACCAGAACGCGGTCGCGATGATGGACAAAGCCCTGGAAATGGCTACCGAGAAAGACCGTGAGAACTACACTTGGCGTCGTCAGCTGTACACCAAAGGTCAACCTTACATCTCGGAGCCGGCCGGTAACATCCAACAGGCCAGCTACGTCGAGTAG
- a CDS encoding HAD family hydrolase, producing the protein MLPFPSDTEALLFDCDGTLADTMTLHYAAWRETMAAHGVDLPREFIDKHAGVPTDLIVEDINNCWGVTLDPPAISEEKEDRFRLHIELVEPIEEVVATAQSYFGKLPMAVVSGGPVDVVTATLEQISVLDLFPVLVTASDPVPPKPSPEVFLEAARRLGVDPTKCHVFEDGDPGIVAAKAAGMTYTDVRLVVAARDQ; encoded by the coding sequence ATGCTACCTTTCCCCTCCGATACCGAAGCGCTGTTGTTTGATTGCGATGGAACGCTGGCCGATACGATGACGCTGCACTACGCAGCCTGGCGCGAGACCATGGCCGCCCACGGGGTCGATTTGCCTCGCGAGTTCATCGACAAGCACGCTGGCGTGCCGACCGATTTGATCGTGGAAGACATCAATAACTGCTGGGGAGTAACGCTCGATCCCCCGGCCATCAGCGAAGAGAAAGAAGATCGCTTCCGCTTGCACATCGAGTTGGTTGAACCGATTGAGGAAGTCGTGGCAACCGCGCAGAGCTACTTCGGCAAGCTGCCGATGGCCGTGGTGTCGGGCGGTCCGGTCGATGTGGTGACCGCTACGCTGGAGCAGATCAGCGTGCTCGACTTGTTTCCCGTACTGGTGACTGCCAGCGATCCGGTTCCACCGAAGCCGTCGCCGGAAGTGTTTCTCGAAGCCGCTCGGCGACTAGGAGTCGATCCCACGAAGTGCCATGTATTCGAAGATGGCGATCCAGGCATCGTTGCCGCCAAGGCCGCCGGCATGACCTACACCGACGTGCGATTGGTGGTCGCTGCTCGCGATCAATAG
- a CDS encoding CAAX prenyl protease-related protein yields the protein MSDENLSPATATSEDTKHNQQRALLAFLLPMVVYMVIQSAEPTPPSAVVESEAAEFDLDLASDDPLLENSGTDKVWLGIITIPAEYYPVVYTIKVVATLAVVLAFLPVYLQWPFKISLLAVGVGLVGGGLWLFCSYLNPTGHLADWLGPEHWLYSWIAPGERAAYNPLSAEALGPTTMGYLFLAVRFIGLALLVPVIEEAFLRGFLMRFVMHDNWTEIPFGHVNRMAVLVGVGLPVLYHPERLAALVWFSLVTWLMVRTKNYWDCVTAHAITNLMLGIVVVTTGWWELW from the coding sequence ATGAGCGACGAAAATCTCTCTCCAGCGACCGCAACGTCGGAAGACACCAAGCACAATCAGCAACGAGCCCTGCTCGCGTTCCTGCTGCCGATGGTGGTTTACATGGTGATTCAGTCGGCCGAACCTACCCCTCCGAGTGCGGTGGTCGAGTCCGAAGCGGCCGAGTTCGACCTGGATCTCGCTAGCGACGACCCGTTGCTCGAGAACTCCGGGACCGACAAAGTGTGGCTCGGCATCATTACGATTCCTGCCGAATACTACCCCGTGGTCTACACCATCAAAGTGGTAGCGACGCTAGCGGTGGTGCTCGCCTTCTTGCCGGTGTACCTGCAATGGCCGTTTAAGATCTCGCTGCTAGCGGTCGGCGTGGGACTCGTCGGCGGCGGGCTATGGCTCTTCTGTAGCTACTTGAATCCGACTGGACACTTGGCCGACTGGCTCGGGCCCGAGCATTGGCTTTACTCCTGGATCGCCCCCGGCGAGCGGGCCGCGTACAACCCGTTGTCGGCTGAGGCCCTCGGACCCACGACCATGGGCTATCTGTTTCTCGCGGTGCGATTCATTGGGCTCGCGCTGCTGGTGCCGGTGATCGAAGAGGCCTTTCTGCGGGGCTTCCTCATGCGATTCGTAATGCACGACAACTGGACCGAGATACCGTTCGGCCATGTGAACCGCATGGCCGTGCTGGTCGGTGTCGGACTGCCGGTGCTGTATCACCCCGAACGACTGGCCGCCTTGGTGTGGTTCAGCCTGGTGACTTGGCTGATGGTTCGCACCAAGAACTACTGGGACTGCGTTACCGCCCACGCGATTACGAACCTGATGCTCGGCATCGTGGTCGTCACCACTGGGTGGTGGGAACTCTGGTAA
- a CDS encoding ATP-binding cassette domain-containing protein encodes MALAELRDVTIAYRGPALLDEVTCQIETGQRIGLLGRNGAGKTTLMRMLAGNVHPDHGDVVIAAGAKVAILAQDVPHHLQGPITQVVADSLAEHDPHLEEWNRLPRVEKLLSRMGLDGDLLVENLSSGMKRRVLLAQTLVAEPDLLLLDEPTNHLDIDAITWLEELLLGWPTTLLFVTHDRAFLRRLATRILEIDRGRIFDWSCDYDTFLVRKEQALAAEEKQNALFDKRLAQEEAWIRQGIKARRTRNEGRVRALKEMRNERAQRREKVGKSKLEIQSAQKSGALVAELEEVSFAYDERPIVSNFSTSVMRGDKIGIVGPNGAGKSTLLKLLLGKLEPQSGGVKLGTKVDVAYFDQLRNTLDGEQTVQENVGEGSDSVVINGNSRHVLGYLQDFLFTPDRARTQVKFLSGGEQNRILLAKLFSKPANVVVMDEPTNDLDSETLEMLEERLMEFDGTLLVVSHDRAFLNNVVTSVIAFEPDGVREYVGGYDDWIRQRKFDKQSPQESKPKAEKKAPVETKPAASTDKKKLSYKDQRELEMLPARIEQLESETEELTAAMSDPEYFKQPAEKIAEASERLKQLNDELSHAYARWEELEA; translated from the coding sequence ATGGCCCTTGCTGAATTACGTGACGTTACCATCGCTTATCGAGGGCCGGCGCTGCTGGATGAGGTAACCTGTCAGATTGAAACAGGACAGCGAATTGGCCTGCTGGGGCGGAACGGGGCGGGCAAGACCACACTGATGCGGATGCTCGCAGGCAACGTGCACCCCGATCATGGCGATGTGGTCATCGCCGCTGGCGCGAAGGTGGCCATCCTGGCGCAGGACGTGCCGCATCATTTGCAGGGGCCGATCACCCAAGTAGTGGCCGACAGCCTGGCCGAGCACGATCCGCACCTAGAAGAGTGGAATCGGCTGCCAAGGGTCGAGAAACTGCTCTCCCGCATGGGGCTCGATGGTGATCTGCTGGTCGAGAATCTCTCGTCCGGCATGAAGCGTCGGGTGTTGCTCGCCCAAACCCTGGTGGCCGAACCCGATTTGCTGCTGCTCGACGAACCTACCAACCATTTAGACATCGACGCGATTACCTGGCTCGAAGAGCTACTGCTCGGCTGGCCGACCACGCTGCTCTTCGTGACCCACGACCGGGCGTTCCTGCGGCGTCTGGCGACGCGTATTCTAGAGATCGACCGTGGCCGGATCTTCGACTGGTCGTGCGACTACGACACGTTCCTGGTCCGCAAAGAGCAAGCCCTGGCGGCCGAAGAGAAGCAGAACGCGCTATTCGACAAGCGGCTCGCCCAGGAGGAAGCCTGGATTCGCCAGGGCATCAAAGCGCGTCGCACCCGCAATGAAGGCCGGGTGCGAGCCTTGAAGGAGATGCGCAACGAGCGAGCCCAACGCCGCGAAAAGGTGGGCAAGTCGAAGCTCGAGATCCAATCGGCCCAGAAAAGCGGAGCCCTCGTCGCCGAGTTGGAAGAGGTAAGCTTTGCCTACGACGAGCGGCCGATCGTAAGTAACTTCTCGACCTCCGTGATGCGGGGCGACAAAATCGGCATCGTCGGGCCCAACGGAGCAGGTAAGAGTACCCTGCTCAAGCTGCTGCTCGGCAAGCTCGAGCCGCAATCGGGCGGGGTGAAGCTCGGCACCAAGGTGGATGTCGCTTACTTCGATCAGCTTCGCAACACCCTCGACGGCGAACAGACCGTGCAGGAGAACGTGGGCGAGGGGTCCGACAGCGTCGTGATCAACGGCAACAGCCGCCATGTGCTCGGCTACCTGCAGGATTTCCTGTTCACCCCCGACCGCGCCCGCACGCAGGTCAAGTTCCTTTCCGGCGGCGAGCAAAATCGCATTCTGCTGGCCAAGCTGTTCTCGAAGCCAGCCAACGTGGTGGTGATGGACGAACCAACGAACGATCTCGATTCCGAAACGCTCGAGATGCTCGAAGAACGACTCATGGAGTTCGATGGAACGCTGCTGGTGGTGAGCCACGACCGGGCGTTCCTGAACAACGTAGTGACGAGCGTGATTGCCTTCGAGCCCGACGGAGTCCGCGAGTACGTCGGCGGCTACGACGATTGGATTCGCCAACGCAAGTTCGATAAGCAGTCGCCGCAGGAGTCGAAACCGAAGGCCGAGAAGAAGGCCCCGGTGGAAACGAAACCGGCCGCGTCGACGGACAAGAAGAAGCTGTCGTACAAAGATCAGCGAGAACTCGAAATGCTGCCGGCTCGAATCGAGCAACTCGAGTCGGAGACCGAAGAGCTGACTGCTGCGATGAGCGATCCGGAGTACTTCAAGCAGCCCGCAGAGAAAATTGCCGAAGCGAGCGAACGTTTGAAGCAGCTGAACGACGAGCTATCGCACGCCTACGCCCGCTGGGAAGAGCTGGAAGCGTAG